One segment of Brassica napus cultivar Da-Ae chromosome C3, Da-Ae, whole genome shotgun sequence DNA contains the following:
- the LOC106383412 gene encoding uncharacterized protein LOC106383412, whose product MEKERHDKKRNNKSDSDTDSDHGENLKNFMAFTTLGSVKKSAVESVSSSVSSSVSGSTRGDDDAAGSEDDAKGFDLEKVKLEAQIGEALKHASVKEEEEARQARVQLEETQKGLRMLNTGTDQLDHLLSIGQSDRCGLGFKGKSSKGECVFVSTGCDCYCDCNKGFYCDCPRTGEVTAARAATATAARAATATAARGATATRKTLEVQSAPRRACVPVCHHCGVRGHIRPRCFKLLREKHQMKQTYGMRFHNPVCYCEAEGHVQCGGLNSGHKANHGGIRLMDTWSGRSGHYGDGGMSFYPQYGGWRSSSY is encoded by the exons ATGGAAAAAGAG AGGCACGATAAGAAGAGGAATAATAAGAGTGACTCTGATACTGATTCAGATCATGGTGAGAATCTGAAGAACTTTATGGCGTTTACAACCTTGGGTTCTGTGAAGAAGTCTGCGGTGGAATCTGTGTCATCGTCTGTGTCATCATCTGTGTCAGGGTCTACACGTGGAGATGATGATGCTGCTGGAAGTGAGGATGATGCTAAGGGTTTCGATCTG GAGAAAGTCAAGCTAGAGGCTCAGATTGGTGAAGCTTTGAAACATGCTTcagtgaaagaagaagaagaagcaagacaAGCTAGAGTTCAACTTGAAGAAACTCAGAAAGGTCTGAGGATGCTTAATACTGGTACAGATCAGTTGGATCATCTTCTCAGCATTGGGCAAAGTGATCGGTGTGGTCTCGGGTTCAAGGGTAAATCTTCTAAAGGTGAATGTGTTTTTGTGTCTACTG GTTGCGACTGCTACTGCGACTGCAATAAAGGCTTCTACTGTGACTGTCCAAGGACTGGTGAAGTAACTGCTGCAAGGGCTGCGACAGCGACTGCTGCAAGGGCTGCGACAGCGACTGCTGCAAGGGGTGCAACTGCTACAAGGAAAACTCTAGAAGTGCAGAGTGCACCTCGACGAGCTTGTGTTCCTGTTTGTCATCATTGTGGAGTTCGTGGTCATATTAGGCCAAGGTGTTTCAAGCTGTTGAGGGAGAAACATCAGATGAAGCAAACATATGGTATGAGGTTTCATAATCCAGTATGTTATTGTGAAGCTGAAGGTCATGTTCAGTGTGGTGGGCTTAATTCTGGTCATAAAGCTAATCATGGAGGGATAAGGCTCATGGATACGTGGTCTGGAAGATCTGGTCATTATGGAGATGGTGGAATGAGTTTCTATCCTCAGTATGGAGGATGGCGATCATCTTCATATTAG